From the Brachybacterium sillae genome, the window GTGCAGTTCGCCCACTTCCCGCCGGTCGACACGTACAACGGGCAGCTGTCGGTCAAGTCCCTTTGAGTGGTGGCTTTTGGGTCAGGCGGTCATGAGGAGCCGGCTGGCGGTCTCGGGGGTGTCGGTGGTGAGTATGTCGGCGAGGCGGCGTAGGGAGATGTCACTGATGTAGCGACGCTCGCCGTACTGCCATTCCTCGTGCTGGTCCTGGAGAACAGCGCCGACGAGACGGGTGGCGGAGTCTCGGTTAGGGAAGATCTGGACCACGTCCGCGCGGCGCTTGATTTCGCGGTTCACACGCTCGATGGGGTGGGGGCACCTCCCGCTTGCGGGGGAGTCGACCAGATCTTGCGCCAGTGCTCGATCGGAAACGCAGCGAACGCGGTCAGGTCTGCTTCGGCGTCCTTCAGCATCGCCGCGACCTGGGGGAAGGAGTTCTCGAGCGAGGCAGTGACCTGCTGATACGTCTCCCTGACGGTCTCCGGGCTGGTCTGGACGAAGATCGTGGAGACCAGGGCGTTGACGGGCTTGGAGCGCGCAGAGCCCAGCATCTGGGTGATGTTGCGGGCGAAATGGACCCGGCAGCGCTGCCATGACGCGCCGGGCAGCACGGCTTTGATCGCGTGCTTCAACCCGGAGTGCGCGTCGCTGGTCACCATAAGCGGCGGGGAGCATGCTTCGGATACTGATCTGCTGCGGTGCGAGCCGGGCCTGTTCGGTGATGTCGCCTCGACCCCGACGATCTCCCGCACGCTCACCACCCTCGCCCAGGACGCGCCCACCGTGATCGAGGCGATCTCCCAAGCCCGCCGGGCCGCGCGTGAAAGAGCCTGGACCCTCGCCGGAGACCATTCCCCGACTGTGGGGGTCAGTGCGAAGAACCCGCTGGTCGTCGACCTCGACGCCACCCTGATCAACGTCCACAGCGAGAAGGAGCAGGCCGCACCGACGTTCAAACGCGGCTTCGGATACCACCCGTTGTGCGCGTTCCTGGACCACGGCAGCGAAGGGACCGGGGAACCACTGGCGATCCACCTGCGCCCCGGCAACGCCGGCTCGAACACCGCCGCTGATCACATCACCGTCACCCGGCAGGCTCTCGCGCAGCTGCCTGCGGGCCTGCTGGCCCGGGGCGGGCGGGGGTCGAAGAAGATCCTGATCCGCACCGACGGAGCCGGCGGCACCAAGGACTTCCTGGCCTGGCTCCAGCGGCAGCGTCTGGCCTACTCGGTCGGGTTCACTCTCCCTGCGAACACTCCTGACCTGCTGGAACGTATCGATGAGGCGGAGGCGTGGACTCCGGCCTATGACACCGATACCGACGGGATCCGCGAGGGGGCATGGGTGGCGGAGCTGACCGGGCTGCTGGATCTTCAGGGTTGGCCGCCCGGGATGCGGGTGATCGTGCGGAAGGAACGTCCTCATCCTGGGGCGCAGCTGCGGATCACCGATCACGAGGGGATGCGCATCACCGCGTTCGCGACCAACTCCCCGCGCGGCCAGCTCCCGGTCTTGGAGCTGCGGCACCGTCGCCGGGCGCGCTGCGAGGACCGGATCC encodes:
- a CDS encoding transposase; amino-acid sequence: MNREIKRRADVVQIFPNRDSATRLVGAVLQDQHEEWQYGERRYISDISLRRLADILTTDTPETASRLLMTA
- a CDS encoding transposase, with amino-acid sequence MLPGASWQRCRVHFARNITQMLGSARSKPVNALVSTIFVQTSPETVRETYQQVTASLENSFPQVAAMLKDAEADLTAFAAFPIEHWRKIWSTPPQAGGAPTPSSV
- a CDS encoding IS1380 family transposase produces the protein MVETRALTGLERAEPSIWVMLRAKWTRQRCHDAPGSTALIACFNPECASLVTISGGEHASDTDLLRCEPGLFGDVASTPTISRTLTTLAQDAPTVIEAISQARRAARERAWTLAGDHSPTVGVSAKNPLVVDLDATLINVHSEKEQAAPTFKRGFGYHPLCAFLDHGSEGTGEPLAIHLRPGNAGSNTAADHITVTRQALAQLPAGLLARGGRGSKKILIRTDGAGGTKDFLAWLQRQRLAYSVGFTLPANTPDLLERIDEAEAWTPAYDTDTDGIREGAWVAELTGLLDLQGWPPGMRVIVRKERPHPGAQLRITDHEGMRITAFATNSPRGQLPVLELRHRRRARCEDRIRNAKDLGLMKFPLQGFAQNQLWCQIVQLASELVAWMQTVALTGHDARKWEPKRLRARLFEIPATLVRRSRHNLLHLAQHAPEARTVLTGVNRLRTAVAQT